From Calothrix sp. PCC 6303, a single genomic window includes:
- a CDS encoding ABC transporter ATP-binding protein, with translation MIQLGIEVSELNFSWASGVSAIKSCSLEVPKGEFWMLLGTNGSGKSTLLRLLAGLLNPQSGKIRVSEPVGFVFQNPDHQLVMPTVGADVAFGLVSEKLSHAVVRSRVEEALTAVNLLSLIRRPIYALSGGQKQRVAIAGALARNCDVLLLDEPTALLDPDSQIELVAGVQKLVKNRGITALWVTHRLDELNYCDGAFLLEKGSLIDQGEAQRLKQRLMELHQETEIPQ, from the coding sequence ATGATACAACTCGGCATCGAAGTCAGCGAATTAAATTTTAGTTGGGCTTCGGGTGTGAGCGCGATCAAATCTTGCTCGCTGGAAGTACCCAAAGGCGAATTTTGGATGCTTTTGGGTACTAACGGCAGTGGGAAATCAACTTTACTTCGCTTGTTGGCAGGTTTATTAAACCCCCAATCTGGTAAAATTCGCGTTTCGGAACCCGTAGGCTTTGTTTTTCAGAACCCAGATCATCAATTAGTGATGCCGACAGTGGGGGCAGATGTTGCATTTGGTTTAGTATCAGAAAAGTTGTCTCATGCAGTAGTGCGATCGCGTGTTGAAGAAGCACTAACAGCAGTCAACTTACTCTCCTTAATCCGTCGTCCCATTTATGCCCTCAGTGGTGGACAAAAACAGCGAGTAGCTATTGCCGGCGCTTTAGCCCGCAACTGTGATGTCCTATTATTAGATGAACCCACAGCTTTACTAGACCCTGATAGCCAAATTGAACTGGTAGCAGGAGTTCAAAAGTTAGTTAAAAATCGAGGTATCACAGCACTTTGGGTAACCCATCGTCTCGATGAGTTAAACTATTGTGATGGCGCATTTCTACTAGAAAAGGGTTCCCTCATAGACCAAGGCGAAGCACAGCGCCTCAAACAAAGATTAATGGAGCTGCATCAAGAAACAGAGATTCCACAATAA